One Rosa chinensis cultivar Old Blush chromosome 5, RchiOBHm-V2, whole genome shotgun sequence genomic region harbors:
- the LOC112202291 gene encoding ankyrin repeat-containing protein At5g02620 isoform X1, whose translation MSSPQAHNSVPPGIQLMATGNGDPIATAHYVINIRSTPSDLFLQNDNRELYLNTCVPLNKYALKGNWEAAERILRNDPRLLTYSITRGWDTVLHIAAGARHVHFVEKLVEMMEELNGQEKCSQDLALQDMNGNTAFSIAAAAGSIEIAQIMMKKNKYLPVIRGGEGMTPLYMAALLGQSVMADNLYSRTKEMLEEADRQALFFTCIDNGLYDLAMKMLRSDRALAKARNAKQETALHILARTPSEFTSQSPGMWSRLINSFIPGWKFSYNGNMKQINEALQLVKCLWTEILRNDHDDVMRLIKHPSKLLFDATKLGNYEFLAVLINSYPDLIWQLDDENRSIIHVAVLHRHASIFNLVHEIGSIKDMIVTFTDNDETNNILHMAAKLAPPNQLNLVSGAALQMQRELAWFEEVKKIVQPNSIEMKNKKGNTPRELFTSEHKELLHKGEAWMKDTANSCMIVAALIATVVFSAAFSVPGGTSDNTGQPNFLKETAFLFFAIADGVALVSSSTSILMFLFILTSRYAEGDFLKSLPLKLMIGLASLFISIASMMVAFSTTFYLDCHYGLGWVPNLIFVFAFVPVALFAFLQFPLLSDMFSSTYCSSLLFQPWKHMID comes from the exons GAGAGCTATACCTTAATACATGTGTGCCACTCAATAAGTATGCACTAAAAGGCAATTGGGAAGCTGCTGAACGAATTTTGAGGAACGATCCAAGGCTTTTGACTTATAGCATAACAAGAGGATGGGACACTGTCCTTCACATTGCAGCAGGGGCAAGACATGTTCACTTTGTGGAGAAGCTGGTAGAAATGATGGAAGAATTGAATGGACAGGAGAAATGTTCACAAGACTTGGCACTGCAAGACATGAATGGAAACACTGCCTTCAGCATTGCTGCTGCAGCTGGAAGTATTGAAATTGCACAGATTATGATGAAGAAGAATAAGTATTTGCCAGTAATTCGAGGCGGTGAAGGAATGACACCACTCTATATGGCCGCCTTGTTGGGGCAGTCTGTAATGGCAGATAACCTGTACTCTAGAACCAAGGAAATGTTAGAGGAAGCCGACCGACAAGCGTTGTTTTTTACTTGTATCGATAATGGTTTGTATG ATCTAGCTATGAAGATGCTAAGAAGTGATAGAGCATTAGCTAAGGCTCGTAATGCAAAACAAGAAACAGCTTTGCATATCTTGGCTAGAACGCCTTCAGAATTCACCAGCCAAAGTCCAGGAATGTGGAGTAGACTCATCAACTCAT TTATCCCAGGTTGGAAGTTCTCATACAATGGAAACATGAAACAAATCAATGAAGCCCTTCAACTAGTCAAATGCCTTTGGACAGAAATCTTGAGAAATGATCATGACGATGTGATGAGACTAATCAAACATCCTTCAAAATTACTGTTTGATGCTACAAAATTAGGAAATTATGAGTTCCTGGCAGTGCTTATTAACTCTTATCCTGATTTAATATGGCAACTTGATGACGAAAATCGGAGTATAATCCATGTTGCTGTTTTGCATCGTCATGCAAGTATCTTCAATTTAGTGCATGAGATAGGCTCTATCAAGGATATGATAGTGACATTTACTGATAATGATGAGACTAATAACATTTTACATATGGCTGCAAAATTAGCACCTCCAAATCAACTCAACCTTGTATCAGGAGCAGCTCTTCAAATGCAGCGAGAGTTGGCATGGTTTGAG GAAGTAAAAAAGATTGTACAACCCAACTCCATAGAGATGAAAAACAAGAAAGGAAACACACCACGAGAATTGTTCACAAGTGAGCATAAAGAGTTGTTACACAAAGGAGAAGCATGGATGAAGGACACTGCAAATTCATGCATGATTGTTGCGGCTCTTATCGCAACTGTTGTATTTTCAGCTGCATTTAGCGTACCTGGTGGTACGTCTGATAATACAGGACAACCAAACTTTCTAAAAGAGACTGCTTTCCTATTCTTTGCCATAGCAGATGGAGTAGCACTCGTTTCCTCTTCAACTTCAATACTGATGTTCTTGTTCATCCTCACATCGCGTTACGCTGAAGGTGATTTTCTCAAATCGTTACCGTTGAAGTTGATGATAGGACTCGCATCACTTTTCATATCTATAGCATCCATGATGGTAGCTTTTAGCACAACCTTCTATTTAGACTGTCATTATGGATTAGGATGGGTCCCAAATCTTATATTTGTATTTGCATTTGTCCCGGTTGCTTTGTTTGCTTTTCTGCAGTTTCCTCTCTTGTCTGATATGTTTTCTTCTACATATTGTTCAAGTCTG
- the LOC112202291 gene encoding ankyrin repeat-containing protein At5g02620 isoform X2, with protein sequence MSSPQAHNSVPPGIQLMATGNGDPIATAHYVINIRSTPSDLFLQNDNRELYLNTCVPLNKYALKGNWEAAERILRNDPRLLTYSITRGWDTVLHIAAGARHVHFVEKLVEMMEELNGQEKCSQDLALQDMNGNTAFSIAAAAGSIEIAQIMMKKNKYLPVIRGGEGMTPLYMAALLGQSVMADNLYSRTKEMLEEADRQALFFTCIDNGLYDLAMKMLRSDRALAKARNAKQETALHILARTPSEFTSQSPGMWSRLINSCWKFSYNGNMKQINEALQLVKCLWTEILRNDHDDVMRLIKHPSKLLFDATKLGNYEFLAVLINSYPDLIWQLDDENRSIIHVAVLHRHASIFNLVHEIGSIKDMIVTFTDNDETNNILHMAAKLAPPNQLNLVSGAALQMQRELAWFEEVKKIVQPNSIEMKNKKGNTPRELFTSEHKELLHKGEAWMKDTANSCMIVAALIATVVFSAAFSVPGGTSDNTGQPNFLKETAFLFFAIADGVALVSSSTSILMFLFILTSRYAEGDFLKSLPLKLMIGLASLFISIASMMVAFSTTFYLDCHYGLGWVPNLIFVFAFVPVALFAFLQFPLLSDMFSSTYCSSLLFQPWKHMID encoded by the exons GAGAGCTATACCTTAATACATGTGTGCCACTCAATAAGTATGCACTAAAAGGCAATTGGGAAGCTGCTGAACGAATTTTGAGGAACGATCCAAGGCTTTTGACTTATAGCATAACAAGAGGATGGGACACTGTCCTTCACATTGCAGCAGGGGCAAGACATGTTCACTTTGTGGAGAAGCTGGTAGAAATGATGGAAGAATTGAATGGACAGGAGAAATGTTCACAAGACTTGGCACTGCAAGACATGAATGGAAACACTGCCTTCAGCATTGCTGCTGCAGCTGGAAGTATTGAAATTGCACAGATTATGATGAAGAAGAATAAGTATTTGCCAGTAATTCGAGGCGGTGAAGGAATGACACCACTCTATATGGCCGCCTTGTTGGGGCAGTCTGTAATGGCAGATAACCTGTACTCTAGAACCAAGGAAATGTTAGAGGAAGCCGACCGACAAGCGTTGTTTTTTACTTGTATCGATAATGGTTTGTATG ATCTAGCTATGAAGATGCTAAGAAGTGATAGAGCATTAGCTAAGGCTCGTAATGCAAAACAAGAAACAGCTTTGCATATCTTGGCTAGAACGCCTTCAGAATTCACCAGCCAAAGTCCAGGAATGTGGAGTAGACTCATCAACTCAT GTTGGAAGTTCTCATACAATGGAAACATGAAACAAATCAATGAAGCCCTTCAACTAGTCAAATGCCTTTGGACAGAAATCTTGAGAAATGATCATGACGATGTGATGAGACTAATCAAACATCCTTCAAAATTACTGTTTGATGCTACAAAATTAGGAAATTATGAGTTCCTGGCAGTGCTTATTAACTCTTATCCTGATTTAATATGGCAACTTGATGACGAAAATCGGAGTATAATCCATGTTGCTGTTTTGCATCGTCATGCAAGTATCTTCAATTTAGTGCATGAGATAGGCTCTATCAAGGATATGATAGTGACATTTACTGATAATGATGAGACTAATAACATTTTACATATGGCTGCAAAATTAGCACCTCCAAATCAACTCAACCTTGTATCAGGAGCAGCTCTTCAAATGCAGCGAGAGTTGGCATGGTTTGAG GAAGTAAAAAAGATTGTACAACCCAACTCCATAGAGATGAAAAACAAGAAAGGAAACACACCACGAGAATTGTTCACAAGTGAGCATAAAGAGTTGTTACACAAAGGAGAAGCATGGATGAAGGACACTGCAAATTCATGCATGATTGTTGCGGCTCTTATCGCAACTGTTGTATTTTCAGCTGCATTTAGCGTACCTGGTGGTACGTCTGATAATACAGGACAACCAAACTTTCTAAAAGAGACTGCTTTCCTATTCTTTGCCATAGCAGATGGAGTAGCACTCGTTTCCTCTTCAACTTCAATACTGATGTTCTTGTTCATCCTCACATCGCGTTACGCTGAAGGTGATTTTCTCAAATCGTTACCGTTGAAGTTGATGATAGGACTCGCATCACTTTTCATATCTATAGCATCCATGATGGTAGCTTTTAGCACAACCTTCTATTTAGACTGTCATTATGGATTAGGATGGGTCCCAAATCTTATATTTGTATTTGCATTTGTCCCGGTTGCTTTGTTTGCTTTTCTGCAGTTTCCTCTCTTGTCTGATATGTTTTCTTCTACATATTGTTCAAGTCTG
- the LOC112202291 gene encoding ankyrin repeat-containing protein At5g02620 isoform X4, whose translation MSSPQAHNSVPPGIQLMATGNGDPIATAHYVINIRSTPSDLFLQNDNRELYLNTCVPLNKYALKGNWEAAERILRNDPRLLTYSITRGWDTVLHIAAGARHVHFVEKLVEMMEELNGQEKCSQDLALQDMNGNTAFSIAAAAGSIEIAQIMMKKNKYLPVIRGGEGMTPLYMAALLGQSVMADNLYSRTKEMLEEADRQALFFTCIDNGLYDLAMKMLRSDRALAKARNAKQETALHILARTPSEFTSQSPGMWSRLINSFIPGWKFSYNGNMKQINEALQLVKCLWTEILRNDHDDVMRLIKHPSKLLFDATKLGNYEFLAVLINSYPDLIWQLDDENRSIIHVAVLHRHASIFNLVHEIGSIKDMIVTFTDNDETNNILHMAAKLAPPNQLNLVSGAALQMQRELAWFEEVKKIVQPNSIEMKNKKGNTPRELFTSEHKELLHKGEAWMKDTANSCMIVAALIATVVFSAAFSVPGGTSDNTGQPNFLKETAFLFFAIADGVALVSSSTSILMFLFILTSRYAEGVFV comes from the exons GAGAGCTATACCTTAATACATGTGTGCCACTCAATAAGTATGCACTAAAAGGCAATTGGGAAGCTGCTGAACGAATTTTGAGGAACGATCCAAGGCTTTTGACTTATAGCATAACAAGAGGATGGGACACTGTCCTTCACATTGCAGCAGGGGCAAGACATGTTCACTTTGTGGAGAAGCTGGTAGAAATGATGGAAGAATTGAATGGACAGGAGAAATGTTCACAAGACTTGGCACTGCAAGACATGAATGGAAACACTGCCTTCAGCATTGCTGCTGCAGCTGGAAGTATTGAAATTGCACAGATTATGATGAAGAAGAATAAGTATTTGCCAGTAATTCGAGGCGGTGAAGGAATGACACCACTCTATATGGCCGCCTTGTTGGGGCAGTCTGTAATGGCAGATAACCTGTACTCTAGAACCAAGGAAATGTTAGAGGAAGCCGACCGACAAGCGTTGTTTTTTACTTGTATCGATAATGGTTTGTATG ATCTAGCTATGAAGATGCTAAGAAGTGATAGAGCATTAGCTAAGGCTCGTAATGCAAAACAAGAAACAGCTTTGCATATCTTGGCTAGAACGCCTTCAGAATTCACCAGCCAAAGTCCAGGAATGTGGAGTAGACTCATCAACTCAT TTATCCCAGGTTGGAAGTTCTCATACAATGGAAACATGAAACAAATCAATGAAGCCCTTCAACTAGTCAAATGCCTTTGGACAGAAATCTTGAGAAATGATCATGACGATGTGATGAGACTAATCAAACATCCTTCAAAATTACTGTTTGATGCTACAAAATTAGGAAATTATGAGTTCCTGGCAGTGCTTATTAACTCTTATCCTGATTTAATATGGCAACTTGATGACGAAAATCGGAGTATAATCCATGTTGCTGTTTTGCATCGTCATGCAAGTATCTTCAATTTAGTGCATGAGATAGGCTCTATCAAGGATATGATAGTGACATTTACTGATAATGATGAGACTAATAACATTTTACATATGGCTGCAAAATTAGCACCTCCAAATCAACTCAACCTTGTATCAGGAGCAGCTCTTCAAATGCAGCGAGAGTTGGCATGGTTTGAG GAAGTAAAAAAGATTGTACAACCCAACTCCATAGAGATGAAAAACAAGAAAGGAAACACACCACGAGAATTGTTCACAAGTGAGCATAAAGAGTTGTTACACAAAGGAGAAGCATGGATGAAGGACACTGCAAATTCATGCATGATTGTTGCGGCTCTTATCGCAACTGTTGTATTTTCAGCTGCATTTAGCGTACCTGGTGGTACGTCTGATAATACAGGACAACCAAACTTTCTAAAAGAGACTGCTTTCCTATTCTTTGCCATAGCAGATGGAGTAGCACTCGTTTCCTCTTCAACTTCAATACTGATGTTCTTGTTCATCCTCACATCGCGTTACGCTGAAG